In Primulina eburnea isolate SZY01 chromosome 14, ASM2296580v1, whole genome shotgun sequence, the following proteins share a genomic window:
- the LOC140811209 gene encoding secreted RxLR effector protein 161-like — MYAQVCTRPDIAYVTGILGRYLSNPGVEHWKAVKRVLRYLQGTKDYMLIYRRLDQLEIIGYTDSDFAGCQDSMKSTSGYIYFLAGGAISWKSAKQSLIASSTMAAEFVACYEASNHGIWLQNFVTGLRIVDGIEKPLRLHCDNKSAVMYSNNNKSSTKSKHIDIKFLVVKERIQSGKLSIEHIRTNSMVADPLTKGLPPKQFHEHTASMGVMSIEEIQF, encoded by the coding sequence ATGTATGCTCAAGTTTGTACACGTCCAGATATTGCGTATGTGACAGGAATTTTGGGACGATATTTAAGTAATCCAGGAGTTGAACATTGGAAAGCAGTTAAAAGGGTTTTACGGTACCTACAGGGAACAAAAGATTACATGCTCATATATCGGAGGTTGGATCAGCTTGAGATCATTGGATATACTGACTCCGATTTTGCTGGATGCCAAGATAGTATGAAATCTACGTCGGGCTACATCTATTTCCTTGCTGGAGGTGCCATTTCCTGGAAGAGTGCTAAACAGTCACTTATAGCTTCTTCCACCATGGCAGCTGAGTTTGTAGCGTGTTATGAGGCATCCAATCATGGAATATGGCTGCAAAATTTTGTCACAGGACTGCGCATTGTTGATGGCATTGAAAAGCCACTAAGATTACATTGTGACAATAAATCAGCAGTTATGTATTCCAATAACAACAAGAGCTCGACAAAGTCAAAACACATTGACATCAAGTTTCTGGTTGTAAAAGAAAGAATTCAGAGTGGAAAGTTGTCTATTGAGCATATCAGAACAAACTCCATGGTTGCGGATCCGCTTACTAAGGGACTACCACCCAAACAGTTTCATGAGCACACTGCTAGTATGGGTGTTATGTCAATTGAGGAAATTCAGTTTTAG
- the LOC140813257 gene encoding non-specific phospholipase C4-like, whose translation MASETLNSPIKTIVVLVQENRSFDHMLGWMKTLNPEINGVTGQESNPISTTNLDSDQLFFGSGSHFVDPDPGHSIQDIYEQIFGVQWKVDQQLQPTMKGFAQNAERKQSGMSTTVMNGFKPEYIPVYQELVEEFAVCDRWFAAVPASTQPNRLFVHSATSHGATSNDTTHLIEGYPQKTIFESLDEEGFSFGIYYEYPPATLFYRNLRKLKYIKNFHQFDLSFKRHCAEGKLPNYVVIEQRYFDLKILPGNDDHPSHDVYEGQKFVKEVYEALRGSPQWNEMLFIIVYDEHGGFFDHVPTPVGGVPSPDGIVGPDPYKFSFDRLGVRVPAIIVSPWIQKGTVLHGPSGPYPTSEFEHSSIPATVKKIFNLKSFLTKRDAWAGTFDVVLTRNIPRTDCPETLSKPIKLREAVAKEDSKLSEFQEELVQMVAALSGDHVKDIFPHKLVENMTVSNGVEYVQNAFKRFLDECEKHNQNGADGSTIVFKNTAITKETTYISDKSEEPSKKKSKSFAAKLFS comes from the exons ATGGCTTCTGAAACCTTAAACTCCCCAATCAAAACAATCGTCGTGTTAGTTCAAGAAAACCGCTCCTTCGATCACATGCTAGGTTGGATGAAAACCCTGAACCCCGAAATCAATGGCGTAACCGGGCAAGAATCGAATCCGATATCTACCACGAACCTGGACTCAGACCAGCTCTTCTTTGGATCCGGATCACACTTCGTCGACCCCGATCCCGGCCACTCCATTCAAGACATATACGAACAAATATTCGGCGTTCAGTGGAAAGTAGACCAGCAGCTTCAGCCTACCATGAAAGGTTTTGCCCAGAATGCTGAAAGGAAACAAAGTGGCATGTCAACTACGGTGATGAACGGGTTTAAGCCCGAATATATACCCGTTTACCAAGAGCTGGTGGAGGAGTTCGCAGTGTGCGACCGGTGGTTCGCAGCCGTGCCAGCCTCGACTCAGCCGAACCGACTGTTTGTGCACTCGGCCACGTCGCATGGGGCTACAAGTAATGATACAACGCATTTGATCGAAGGGTATCCGCAGAAAACTATATTTGAATCGTTGGATGAAGAGGGTTTCTCGTTTGGAATATATTATGAGTACCCTCCAGCTACACTTTTCTACAG GAATCTTAGGAAGCTGAAGTACATAAAAAATTTCCATCAATTTGATCTGAGTTTCAAGAGACATTGTGCAGAGGGGAAGTTGCCAAACTATGTAGTGATTGAACAAAGGTATTTCGATCTTAAAATTCTTCCAGGAAACGACGATCACCCATCTCACGACGTATACGAGGGCCAAAAATTCGTGAAAGAAGTGTACGAAGCCTTGAGGGGTAGTCCTCAATGGAATGAGATGCTGTTCATAATTGTGTATGATGAGCATGGTGGATTCTTTGATCATGTCCCTACTCCGGTGGGGGGCGTCCCTAGCCCAGATGGGATTGTTGGTCCAGACCCTTACAAGTTTTCGTTTGATCGTTTGGGAGTTAGGGTTCCGGCCATTATTGTTTCTCCATGGATTCAGAAAGGAACTG TTCTGCATGGACCTTCAGGGCCATATCCCACTTCCGAATTCGAACACTCTTCAATACCTGCAACTGTGAAAAAGATTTTCAATCTAAAGTCTTTTCTAACCAAGCGTGACGCATGGGCTGGCACTTTTGATGTTGTGCTGACTAGAAACATCCCAAGAACAGATTGCCCAG AAACCTTATCAAAGCCAATAAAATTGCGAGAAGCCGTGGCGAAAGAGGACTCAAAGTTAAGCGAGTTCCAGGAGGAGTTGGTGCAAATGGTAGCGGCGTTAAGTGGAGACCATGTGAAGGACATTTTCCCACACAAGCTAGTCGAAAACATGACTGTATCGAACGGGGTAGAGTACGTGCAAAATGCTTTCAAAAGATTCTTGGATGAATGTGAGAAACATAATCAAAATGGGGCTGATGGATCCACAATTGTTTTCAAGAATACTGCAATTACAAAGGAGACAACGTATATCAGCGATAAAAGTGAAGAACCATCAAAGAAAAAGTCCAAATCATTTGCGGCTAAGTTATTTTCTTGA